A genomic segment from uncultured Desulfuromonas sp. encodes:
- a CDS encoding response regulator, which translates to MKIALVVDDEPLIRRKVSELLESYGFDQIVEAENGQEALLLAVTHKPVLIVMDVTMPVMNGINAAKKIGIEAPAPIVLLTGNTDSETISQARDAGVMSYLVKPFRDEQLYPAVELAMHQFMAVTSLQDQVKKLEDTLETRKLVDKAKGVLMGTGLSEPEAYRKMQKLAMSKRKTLKQVAEAILMMAD; encoded by the coding sequence ATGAAAATCGCACTGGTTGTTGATGATGAGCCGTTGATCCGTCGTAAAGTGTCAGAATTACTTGAAAGTTATGGCTTTGACCAAATTGTTGAGGCGGAAAATGGTCAAGAGGCGTTGTTGCTTGCCGTCACCCATAAGCCGGTTTTGATTGTGATGGACGTGACCATGCCTGTCATGAATGGCATCAATGCTGCAAAAAAAATAGGCATTGAAGCGCCCGCGCCGATTGTTTTGTTGACGGGTAATACCGACTCCGAAACGATTTCTCAGGCGCGTGATGCCGGAGTGATGAGTTATCTGGTCAAGCCGTTTCGCGATGAGCAACTGTATCCGGCTGTTGAATTGGCCATGCATCAGTTTATGGCTGTGACCTCTCTGCAGGATCAGGTCAAAAAACTCGAAGACACCCTTGAAACCCGTAAGCTGGTCGACAAGGCTAAAGGGGTACTGATGGGAACCGGTCTAAGTGAGCCGGAGGCCTATCGTAAGATGCAAAAACTGGCCATGAGTAAACGTAAAACGCTTAAGCAGGTTGCTGAAGCCATTCTGATGATGGCGGATTAG
- a CDS encoding NAD(+)--dinitrogen-reductase ADP-D-ribosyltransferase has product MAVLALNRCNHPPWAIASYHFNREPKPIEISGVRHAHHGLFERLSALQGRAERAQQLYDYMDVTFQLHQWQREETRSSQKSLKNSYLRFLRGWMFDSNSIEGAVLKGWVESRIGLIPTFHHVPIPSVECEGYLQYLKDRMKGAARTNAINDQLDILYEYVQTELACRYPGERWRTLYRGINDFEEHQIVEKQSKRNYLIQLNNLNSFTTDFERAWEFGSRVMVAKVPLCKVLFQSDMFPSSLLKGEDEVMVIGGQFEVEIQIGG; this is encoded by the coding sequence ATGGCAGTCCTGGCGCTCAATCGGTGCAATCATCCCCCTTGGGCGATTGCCTCCTACCATTTTAATCGTGAGCCAAAGCCGATTGAAATTTCCGGAGTGCGTCATGCCCATCACGGATTGTTTGAGCGACTTAGCGCGCTGCAAGGCCGTGCAGAGCGGGCGCAGCAGCTGTATGACTATATGGATGTCACGTTTCAGTTGCATCAATGGCAGCGTGAAGAGACACGCTCAAGCCAGAAAAGCCTTAAAAATAGTTACTTACGGTTCTTGCGTGGCTGGATGTTTGATTCAAATTCCATCGAAGGTGCCGTTTTGAAGGGCTGGGTTGAAAGCCGTATCGGTTTGATACCGACATTTCATCATGTGCCGATTCCCTCGGTGGAGTGTGAGGGTTACCTGCAATATCTCAAGGATCGTATGAAGGGTGCGGCACGGACCAATGCCATCAACGATCAATTGGATATTCTTTACGAATATGTGCAAACTGAGCTGGCATGCCGCTATCCCGGCGAACGCTGGCGTACCCTGTACCGCGGTATTAATGATTTTGAAGAGCATCAGATTGTCGAAAAACAGTCGAAGCGAAATTATCTGATTCAGTTGAATAATCTAAATTCTTTTACAACCGACTTTGAGCGCGCATGGGAATTTGGCAGCAGGGTGATGGTGGCGAAGGTCCCTCTGTGTAAAGTGCTCTTTCAAAGTGATATGTTCCCGTCATCTCTTCTTAAAGGGGAAGATGAAGTGATGGTTATTGGTGGTCAGTTTGAAGTGGAGATTCAAATTGGTGGATAA
- a CDS encoding FKBP-type peptidyl-prolyl cis-trans isomerase has product MQTVQKGDKVSIHYIGTLDNGRIFDSTEGGDPLVFTVGAHEVFPLLEEAVIGMTVGRAKNVIIPSEQAYGPRRDENVVVFHRSKLPEKMEPTVGQKMQIRLPNSNGEVIMLVTKVEGDEVTLDGNHFLAGLDLTFAIQLDKIERA; this is encoded by the coding sequence ATGCAAACTGTACAAAAAGGTGACAAAGTCAGTATTCACTATATCGGTACTCTGGATAACGGACGTATTTTTGACAGCACTGAAGGCGGAGATCCTTTGGTTTTTACCGTTGGTGCCCATGAGGTTTTTCCGTTGCTTGAAGAAGCGGTTATCGGTATGACTGTTGGCCGTGCTAAAAATGTGATCATTCCGTCAGAACAAGCCTATGGGCCCAGACGTGACGAAAATGTTGTCGTTTTCCACCGTAGTAAGCTTCCGGAAAAGATGGAGCCTACTGTGGGGCAGAAAATGCAGATTCGCCTGCCAAACTCTAATGGTGAGGTGATTATGCTGGTCACAAAAGTTGAAGGAGATGAGGTGACTCTGGATGGTAATCACTTCTTGGCAGGGCTCGATCTGACCTTTGCCATTCAGCTGGACAAAATTGAGCGAGCGTGA
- a CDS encoding ammonium transporter, with translation MKKLKLLSLVALLIALPSLAFAEEEAVSEMTYILNTFSFLISGVLVMWMAAGFAMLEAGLVRSKNVATICLKNIALFGVAGILFYLVGYNLMYMNVDGGFMGTFATWGADDAAALAGDYSAGYSAGSDWFFQMVFCGAACSVVSGCVAERIKLWSFLIFCVVLTGIIYPIQGSWGWGGGWLSAMGFSDYAGSTLVHSCGGWAALTGAIILGARKGKYSSDGRVNPIPGSNIPLATIGTFILWMGWFGFNGGSALALGVASSAIEQGAVYINTNLAACGGMIAAMIAVQIMYKKTDVTMALNGALAGLVSITAGPAAPSPGAAVLIGAVGGVLVVLAVPFFDKLKIDDVVGALSVHLVCGIWGTMAVPFCDDGTSFVTQLIGVVSIGAFVVVASSIVWLAIKFTIGIRCDEEDEYRGLDIAEIGVEAYPDFQAVTNKR, from the coding sequence ATGAAGAAATTGAAATTACTCAGTCTTGTGGCATTGCTTATTGCACTCCCCTCATTGGCCTTTGCAGAAGAAGAAGCTGTCTCTGAAATGACTTACATCCTCAACACCTTTTCTTTCTTGATCAGTGGTGTTCTGGTTATGTGGATGGCCGCCGGTTTCGCCATGCTTGAAGCTGGTCTTGTCCGTTCCAAAAACGTTGCAACAATCTGTTTGAAAAATATTGCCTTGTTCGGCGTTGCCGGCATCCTGTTCTATCTGGTTGGTTACAACCTGATGTATATGAACGTTGACGGCGGTTTTATGGGGACTTTCGCAACTTGGGGCGCTGATGATGCAGCTGCTCTGGCTGGTGATTACTCTGCCGGATACTCTGCCGGTTCCGACTGGTTCTTCCAGATGGTATTCTGTGGCGCGGCTTGCTCTGTTGTTTCCGGTTGTGTTGCTGAGCGTATCAAGCTGTGGTCCTTCCTGATCTTCTGCGTCGTACTGACCGGTATTATCTACCCGATTCAAGGTTCCTGGGGTTGGGGCGGCGGCTGGCTGTCAGCCATGGGTTTCTCTGACTACGCTGGTTCAACTCTGGTTCACTCCTGTGGCGGTTGGGCTGCTCTGACTGGTGCTATTATTCTCGGTGCCCGTAAAGGTAAGTACAGCAGCGACGGTCGTGTTAACCCGATCCCCGGTTCCAACATTCCTCTGGCCACGATTGGTACCTTCATTCTGTGGATGGGCTGGTTCGGTTTCAACGGCGGTAGTGCACTCGCTCTGGGTGTTGCCAGCTCTGCTATCGAGCAAGGCGCTGTTTATATCAACACCAACCTGGCTGCCTGCGGCGGTATGATCGCTGCGATGATCGCTGTTCAAATCATGTACAAAAAGACTGACGTAACCATGGCTCTTAACGGTGCTCTGGCTGGCTTGGTCAGCATCACTGCCGGTCCTGCAGCTCCCAGCCCGGGTGCGGCTGTTCTGATCGGCGCCGTTGGTGGTGTTCTGGTTGTCCTGGCGGTTCCTTTCTTTGACAAACTGAAGATTGACGACGTTGTTGGTGCACTGTCTGTCCACTTGGTGTGCGGTATCTGGGGAACCATGGCTGTACCTTTCTGCGACGACGGAACCAGCTTTGTCACTCAGCTGATCGGTGTTGTTTCTATCGGTGCCTTTGTGGTTGTTGCCAGCTCCATCGTTTGGTTGGCCATCAAGTTCACCATCGGTATTCGCTGTGATGAAGAAGATGAGTATCGTGGTCTGGATATTGCAGAAATCGGTGTTGAAGCTTACCCTGACTTCCAAGCTGTGACCAATAAGCGTTAA
- a CDS encoding P-II family nitrogen regulator — MKKIECIIKPFKLDDVKNAITELGVAGMTVSEVRGFGRQKGHSELYRGAEYQIDFIPKVKIELVVSDDQVSDLVASIQKAACTGRIGDGKIFVMPVEESVRIRTGETADDSL; from the coding sequence ATGAAGAAAATTGAATGCATCATTAAGCCATTCAAGCTCGATGACGTGAAAAATGCAATTACCGAACTGGGAGTTGCAGGAATGACGGTAAGTGAAGTACGAGGCTTTGGCCGTCAAAAAGGACACAGTGAACTTTATCGCGGTGCGGAATATCAAATTGATTTTATCCCTAAGGTTAAAATCGAACTGGTCGTTTCTGATGATCAGGTATCTGATCTGGTTGCATCTATTCAGAAAGCAGCCTGCACTGGTCGTATCGGTGACGGTAAAATCTTTGTCATGCCAGTCGAAGAGTCCGTCCGTATTCGTACCGGTGAAACTGCCGACGATTCACTGTAA
- a CDS encoding ADP-ribose-binding protein, with amino-acid sequence MIEVSADMWSYLGKAVIAITTGGAVSRSGRCAMPRGCAAQARERFPGLDAQLGKLIQDCGNHVHCLDHDLVSFPVEHTPYEVPSLALIEQSCAELVQMVDEKEWPQIVVPRPGCGGGGLSWKDVRPILERYFDHRFIIISL; translated from the coding sequence ATGATTGAAGTCAGCGCTGACATGTGGTCTTACCTCGGCAAGGCGGTTATTGCCATTACCACGGGAGGCGCTGTCAGTCGCAGTGGTCGTTGTGCCATGCCGCGAGGGTGCGCTGCACAGGCACGTGAGCGTTTCCCAGGGCTTGATGCGCAACTTGGCAAGCTGATTCAAGATTGTGGCAACCATGTGCACTGTCTTGATCACGATCTGGTGAGCTTTCCCGTCGAACACACTCCGTATGAAGTCCCCAGCCTGGCCCTGATAGAGCAGTCATGTGCTGAGCTCGTGCAAATGGTGGATGAAAAAGAATGGCCACAGATCGTTGTCCCCAGACCGGGATGCGGCGGGGGCGGCTTAAGCTGGAAAGATGTGCGCCCCATTCTTGAGCGCTACTTCGATCATCGTTTTATCATCATCAGTTTATAA
- the draG gene encoding ADP-ribosyl-[dinitrogen reductase] hydrolase codes for MSLSAQHIERAQAAFLGLAIGDSLGATTEFMTPNEIKSKHGVHRTLCGGGWLNLKPGYVTDDTEMSMAIANAILAQGSWSQVRIADAFVDWMKGKPIDIGSTVRKGIRTYMTKGVLGMPRNDWDAGNGAAMRMAPVAVYTLGDEDLFKQYTLEQAHLTHNHPLSDAGTLCVGEMVQLAILGADRFQLHECTRRLTEDFPNFKFHNYKGNASGYIVDTLQTVFHYLFTTSSFEECLVGIVNQGGDADTTGAIAGMIAGAFYGMDAIPRQWKSKLNKQVRHEVTAAGERLVRLSPLATRPQ; via the coding sequence GTGTCACTGTCGGCACAACATATTGAACGTGCTCAGGCTGCTTTTCTTGGCTTGGCCATTGGTGATTCCCTTGGGGCAACCACCGAATTTATGACGCCAAATGAGATCAAGTCCAAACATGGTGTGCATCGCACCTTGTGTGGTGGTGGTTGGTTGAATCTCAAGCCTGGCTATGTCACTGATGATACAGAGATGTCGATGGCGATTGCCAATGCGATTCTGGCGCAAGGGTCGTGGAGTCAGGTGCGCATTGCGGATGCTTTTGTCGACTGGATGAAAGGCAAGCCGATTGATATTGGCTCAACAGTGCGCAAAGGGATTCGCACCTATATGACAAAAGGGGTCCTGGGAATGCCTCGCAATGATTGGGATGCCGGAAATGGTGCGGCAATGCGTATGGCTCCCGTGGCTGTGTATACCCTGGGTGATGAAGATTTATTCAAGCAATATACGTTGGAACAGGCCCATTTAACCCATAATCATCCTTTGTCTGATGCTGGAACACTGTGTGTGGGTGAGATGGTTCAATTGGCAATCCTTGGCGCTGATCGTTTTCAACTCCATGAGTGTACGCGACGCTTGACCGAAGATTTTCCGAATTTCAAGTTTCACAACTATAAAGGCAATGCTTCTGGGTATATCGTGGATACCTTGCAGACGGTTTTTCACTATCTGTTCACAACGTCATCCTTTGAGGAATGTCTGGTTGGTATTGTCAATCAGGGCGGTGATGCCGATACCACTGGAGCGATTGCCGGTATGATCGCCGGAGCATTTTATGGGATGGATGCTATTCCGCGACAATGGAAGAGCAAATTAAACAAGCAGGTGCGTCATGAAGTGACTGCTGCGGGGGAGAGGTTGGTCCGGTTATCACCTCTGGCTACTCGGCCGCAGTGA
- a CDS encoding ATP-binding protein: MDNRTKRKVYNEDSQEQRLLRAYHAIGNELISLTSLPELLNKILQISKNVFQFENAIMRLVSEDGKELVLAASYGYPDPALKRKLKMGEGIMGRVAASAAPVLIDNVTEDHDYIPGIPDARSALCVPLVARDRVIGVFNVESHHEGSFHSDDVAPLMTMAAQAAIAIENARLYERTSQLTERYRQLHQFNNRILQSTALGIYTLDSSLCITSWNKRMEKASGMTEDQVLGRPLLTLFPVLAGEGFDDRLNQVLKTGKPEKLQLIHYNLKGQRRVQKRRLSPLKDGDVTTGVVIVVEDITEFKGLLDQMIQSEKLAEIGRLSSGIAHEINNPLEVISYSAQLLLREERLSDFHQELLTRIGSEVERLQALTSGMLGFSRSGSMKKSRINVNEVLDQVLTFIGYQIQRGQHNVVCEFDEVPDIMADPNQLKQVYINLIMNAVQAMANPGTITLTTRALPFGVEIVIADTGKGVDESIREKIFEPFYTTKPEGEGTGLGLYLCRKIMSEHEGSLNFESTPGEGSRFIIRLPLRTR, encoded by the coding sequence GTGGATAACCGAACTAAACGAAAAGTATATAACGAGGATTCACAGGAACAGAGACTTCTTCGCGCCTATCATGCCATCGGCAATGAGCTGATTTCCTTGACTTCTCTTCCGGAGTTGCTCAATAAAATTCTGCAAATTTCTAAAAATGTTTTTCAATTTGAAAACGCCATCATGCGACTCGTGTCGGAAGACGGCAAAGAATTGGTATTGGCGGCTTCCTATGGTTATCCTGACCCGGCGTTAAAACGAAAACTGAAAATGGGCGAAGGGATCATGGGCCGTGTGGCGGCCAGTGCTGCACCGGTTTTAATCGACAATGTCACGGAAGATCATGACTATATCCCCGGCATTCCGGATGCCCGCAGTGCGCTCTGCGTCCCCTTGGTTGCCCGTGATAGGGTGATCGGTGTTTTCAATGTCGAAAGCCATCATGAAGGTTCTTTTCATTCGGATGATGTTGCGCCTTTGATGACTATGGCTGCCCAGGCGGCTATTGCCATTGAAAATGCCCGTCTCTATGAGCGCACCAGTCAACTGACTGAACGCTATCGCCAGCTGCATCAATTCAATAATCGCATCCTGCAGAGCACTGCGCTTGGCATTTATACTCTGGATTCAAGTCTGTGCATCACGTCCTGGAATAAGCGGATGGAAAAAGCCAGTGGCATGACGGAGGACCAGGTCTTGGGTCGACCGTTGCTGACTCTGTTTCCCGTTCTTGCTGGCGAGGGGTTTGATGATCGTCTCAATCAGGTGTTGAAAACCGGTAAACCGGAAAAATTGCAACTGATTCATTACAATCTAAAAGGGCAACGGCGGGTACAAAAACGCCGACTCAGTCCGTTGAAAGATGGCGATGTCACGACCGGCGTCGTCATTGTTGTCGAAGATATTACCGAGTTCAAAGGATTGCTTGACCAAATGATTCAGTCGGAAAAACTGGCAGAAATTGGTCGTCTTTCCAGCGGCATTGCCCACGAGATCAATAACCCCCTTGAGGTCATTTCGTACAGTGCTCAGCTCCTGTTGCGTGAAGAGCGTCTTTCCGACTTTCACCAGGAACTGTTGACCCGCATCGGCAGTGAAGTTGAACGGTTGCAGGCTCTGACCAGCGGCATGCTCGGTTTCTCCCGCAGTGGCAGTATGAAGAAATCACGCATTAATGTTAACGAAGTCCTGGATCAGGTTTTGACGTTTATCGGCTATCAGATCCAGCGCGGCCAACATAATGTGGTGTGTGAGTTTGATGAAGTTCCGGATATCATGGCGGACCCCAATCAACTGAAGCAGGTTTATATCAACCTGATCATGAATGCTGTTCAAGCCATGGCGAACCCTGGCACGATCACTTTAACGACACGAGCATTACCTTTTGGTGTGGAAATTGTTATCGCTGACACGGGTAAGGGGGTTGATGAGTCCATTCGTGAAAAGATTTTCGAGCCGTTCTATACAACCAAGCCTGAAGGAGAGGGCACTGGTCTCGGGCTTTATCTGTGCCGGAAAATTATGTCTGAGCACGAGGGGTCACTCAATTTTGAATCTACTCCAGGCGAAGGGAGCCGTTTCATTATTCGTCTGCCATTGCGGACAAGATAA
- the nifH gene encoding nitrogenase iron protein, producing the protein MRQIAIYGKGGIGKSTTTQNTVAGLASLGKKVMIIGCDPKADSTRLILHAKAQETVMDKVRELGTVEDLELEDVLKWGYGDVKCVESGGPEPGVGCAGRGVITAINFLEEEGAYTDDLDFVFYDVLGDVVCGGFAMPIRENKAQEIYIVVSGEMMAMYAANNISKGIVKYAASGSVRLAGLICNSRNTDREADLIEALAAKLGTQMIHFVPRDNQVQRAELRRMTVIEYSPDHKQANEYRQLAQKINDNTMFVVPTPLEMEELEDLLMEFGIMEVDDEENIGKAEGE; encoded by the coding sequence ATGCGTCAGATTGCAATCTACGGTAAAGGCGGTATCGGTAAATCTACAACCACTCAGAACACGGTTGCCGGTCTTGCCAGCCTCGGTAAAAAAGTCATGATCATTGGTTGTGACCCGAAAGCTGACTCTACTCGCCTGATTCTGCACGCTAAAGCTCAAGAAACTGTTATGGACAAAGTCCGTGAGCTGGGCACCGTTGAGGACCTGGAGCTGGAAGATGTATTGAAGTGGGGTTACGGCGACGTCAAATGTGTTGAGTCCGGTGGTCCTGAGCCGGGTGTTGGTTGCGCTGGTCGTGGTGTTATCACCGCCATCAACTTCCTGGAAGAAGAAGGCGCTTACACTGACGATCTCGACTTTGTTTTCTACGACGTACTTGGTGACGTTGTTTGTGGTGGTTTCGCCATGCCGATTCGTGAAAACAAAGCGCAAGAGATCTACATCGTTGTTTCCGGTGAGATGATGGCGATGTACGCTGCCAACAACATCTCCAAAGGTATCGTGAAATACGCTGCTTCCGGTAGTGTTCGTCTGGCCGGTCTGATTTGTAACAGCCGTAACACCGACCGTGAGGCCGATCTGATCGAAGCTCTGGCTGCCAAACTCGGTACCCAAATGATCCACTTCGTTCCTCGTGACAACCAAGTACAACGTGCTGAGCTGCGTCGTATGACCGTTATCGAGTACTCTCCTGATCACAAGCAAGCCAATGAGTATCGTCAACTGGCACAAAAAATCAACGACAACACCATGTTCGTTGTTCCGACTCCGCTGGAAATGGAAGAGCTCGAAGACCTGCTGATGGAATTCGGTATCATGGAAGTTGATGACGAAGAGAACATCGGTAAAGCTGAAGGCGAATAA
- a CDS encoding TorF family putative porin, producing the protein MQKFNVALVGLIMLLVGLCSTASALEVAGDAYVGVYDKYLWRGFDLSGSMPVAQGGVDVSAGSFTFGYWTNLQLATDDGEGFKSGEATETDIVIDYSRDLNDMVSISVGNIFYQLDGLDDTNELYLTIALNTLLSPSLTVYYDWDEAQEDGLFYALSCGHDIALTDALSLSLGALVSYNQSSDYAVGDYDEFHNYELSAAVDFAVSENISVGASFLFSEGISDEACDAIDSEMVSGAAVTLAF; encoded by the coding sequence ATGCAAAAATTCAATGTAGCTCTGGTAGGACTGATCATGCTTCTGGTGGGCCTGTGCTCAACTGCTTCCGCTCTGGAAGTTGCTGGTGACGCTTATGTCGGTGTTTACGACAAATACCTGTGGCGTGGTTTTGACCTGAGCGGCAGCATGCCTGTTGCTCAAGGTGGTGTTGATGTCTCTGCCGGCAGCTTTACTTTTGGTTACTGGACGAACCTGCAACTGGCTACTGATGACGGTGAAGGTTTCAAGTCCGGTGAAGCTACTGAAACTGATATCGTGATTGATTACAGCCGTGATCTGAACGACATGGTTTCCATCAGCGTTGGTAACATCTTCTATCAGCTCGATGGTCTGGATGACACCAACGAGCTGTACCTGACTATCGCCCTGAATACTCTTCTCAGCCCCTCTCTGACTGTTTACTATGATTGGGACGAAGCTCAAGAAGATGGTCTGTTCTACGCGCTGTCCTGTGGTCATGATATTGCTCTGACTGATGCTCTGAGCCTGAGCCTGGGTGCTCTGGTCAGCTACAACCAGTCCAGTGACTATGCGGTAGGCGATTACGATGAGTTCCACAACTACGAGCTGAGTGCTGCTGTTGACTTTGCTGTCTCTGAAAACATCAGCGTTGGCGCTTCCTTCCTGTTCTCTGAAGGCATCAGCGATGAAGCTTGTGACGCGATCGACTCTGAAATGGTTTCCGGAGCTGCTGTAACTCTGGCATTCTAA
- the nifD gene encoding nitrogenase molybdenum-iron protein alpha chain, with protein MAERKPIEGVTIEKTEKLIEETLAFMPEKAAKKRRPHVGANEPSASPCAVKSNRKIVPGVMSQRGCAYAGAKGVVWGPIRDMVHVSHGPIGCGVYSWGTRRNLVQGIPGITSFPLDFTSDFQERDIVYGGDIKLEKLLREADELFPLNKGLSVLSECPVGLIGDDINAVTKKMEQELGKLVVPCNCEGFRGVSQSLGHHISNDSIRDFVIGKREFDEEPGPYDIALIGDYNIGGDVWAAKPILEEMGLNVKAIWTGDGEIEKIAATYQVKLNVIHCYRSMNYMCKVMEEKWGIPWIEYNFFGPTKIAESIRAIAERFDDTIKEKGEQVIAKYTPQAEAVIAQYKPRLDGKTAMLFVGGLRPRHTVGAYEDLGIQVTGTGYEFAHQDDYDRTAPEMAKGTIIYDDVSEFELERYVEAMKPDLVGSGIKEKYVFQKAGIPFRQMHSWDYSGPYHGYEGFKIFARDIDMAINSPTWKLVKSPF; from the coding sequence ATGGCAGAGAGAAAACCTATTGAAGGTGTAACTATAGAAAAAACTGAGAAGCTGATCGAGGAGACTCTGGCGTTTATGCCCGAGAAAGCCGCTAAGAAGCGTCGTCCTCACGTTGGCGCCAATGAGCCTTCCGCTTCTCCCTGTGCGGTTAAATCAAACCGTAAAATCGTTCCCGGTGTTATGAGCCAACGTGGTTGTGCTTACGCCGGTGCCAAGGGTGTTGTTTGGGGCCCGATCCGTGACATGGTTCACGTATCTCACGGCCCGATCGGTTGTGGTGTGTACAGCTGGGGTACTCGTCGTAACTTAGTACAAGGTATCCCCGGTATCACTTCCTTCCCTCTGGACTTCACTTCTGACTTCCAAGAGCGTGACATTGTTTACGGTGGTGACATCAAGCTGGAAAAGCTGCTGCGTGAAGCGGATGAACTGTTTCCGCTGAACAAAGGTCTGTCGGTTCTGTCTGAGTGTCCAGTCGGTCTGATCGGTGACGACATCAACGCTGTCACCAAAAAGATGGAACAAGAACTTGGTAAACTGGTTGTCCCTTGTAACTGCGAAGGTTTCCGCGGCGTCAGCCAGTCTCTTGGTCACCATATTTCCAACGACTCGATCCGTGACTTTGTTATCGGCAAGCGTGAGTTTGATGAAGAACCAGGACCTTATGACATCGCCCTGATCGGTGACTACAACATCGGTGGTGACGTCTGGGCTGCAAAGCCGATCCTTGAAGAGATGGGCCTTAACGTTAAAGCCATCTGGACCGGTGACGGTGAGATCGAGAAAATCGCGGCAACTTATCAAGTAAAATTGAATGTTATCCACTGCTACCGTTCCATGAACTACATGTGTAAGGTTATGGAAGAGAAGTGGGGCATTCCCTGGATCGAGTACAACTTCTTCGGCCCGACAAAGATTGCCGAGAGTATTCGCGCCATTGCTGAGCGTTTCGACGACACCATTAAAGAAAAAGGTGAGCAGGTTATCGCCAAATATACGCCTCAAGCTGAAGCAGTCATTGCACAATACAAACCTCGCCTGGATGGTAAAACCGCCATGCTGTTTGTCGGTGGTCTGCGTCCCCGCCATACCGTAGGTGCTTACGAGGATCTGGGCATCCAGGTTACGGGTACCGGTTACGAATTCGCCCACCAGGACGACTATGACCGCACCGCACCTGAAATGGCCAAAGGTACGATCATTTACGATGACGTCTCTGAGTTCGAATTGGAGCGATACGTTGAAGCCATGAAGCCTGATCTGGTTGGTAGTGGTATCAAGGAAAAATATGTTTTCCAGAAAGCCGGTATCCCCTTCCGCCAGATGCACAGTTGGGACTACTCCGGTCCTTACCACGGCTATGAAGGTTTCAAAATCTTTGCCCGTGACATTGACATGGCGATCAACAGCCCGACTTGGAAACTTGTTAAGTCTCCTTTCTAA